The sequence GACGGATCCGGTCGTTTCAGACAATCAAAGCCTGTCCAGTGGTCAGGTATGGTCCCACTGCTTGGTTTTCCAGCTGCTGACGTACGGTACACAGCTTCGTTCTGTACCGACTTACACACCCATTGTGATGGTCGTCCCACCTCGAATCTCCGCAAATCTGTGCCCATTTGGTGAGATTTCATTTTACTTGTTCTCGACCGATTCGGAACCCCTGAGAAACTCTTAATTTAGCACACACTCACTCATGAACTTTTTCGACCTCCTTCGGGTACCTGATTCCCTTGCGGCCTTCACCCCGACAACCTGTTGATCTCTTAGACAACCATCTATTGATGTGGTGGGGAAAGCTACTACTGCCATGGACCATCCTCATGGATCAACCACGGTCAATGGCCATGTCTTGCCCATGACTCTCTTAGAGACACTGCATCACGCAAGGTGGAAAGCCGGGACGAGCTGGGAGGGGCGGGTACTGGTACACCACATACAGCCTGACGGGAAACCgagactttttcttttcttttgttttttttccctttgaGTGGATGCCTCCCCGTTTTAGCGTCAGGAACCCGCTTCAGGGTCCAGCCAATCAGGGACTAGGTGCCCCTGAATCGGAGATGACCACTGCCGGCGCTGGTCAATACGGTAAAGATTGACGGAATGTTTACCGTACATATGGTATGGTCTGCAGCGATCTGGCCTGCCCATCCCATCCCATCGCCAgcatccatctccatcttccatgtCCAACTGATGGAAAGGATCCAGTGGCGTCGTTGGCCTGAGGAACGACAGTACTTGCAGAACACTGATCCTTCCACGGTATTCAAAGAGACCCGGTTTTGAAGCTTACACAAAGAGTTCCAAAAAAGATGATTACTTGAGAATCGGCAGACCGGACAGCTTGCCAGATTCCAACAAAAATGTCGACTCACTACTGTATATGCACCTATGCCCATTGTCAAATACCGAACCAGTCAAATTGATCGGACTGGGCGTGCCACTGTACTACGACGAGTAAATTGGTGGCCAACAACTTTCAAGTCAATAGATACAAAACAGGGCTCTACTACCAATGCACCCATACTCATAGTCGTCCATATAGTCACTCCAGACATTAGATGGATCACCAATCTAACAGACGACCTCAAGCCCCAAGAACAACCCCAAACAATAGCAATGGGGCTCAAGATTTGGATTGCGTCTGTACTATAGCTCTGGTTTCTCGATCCACTTATCCAGCCGTCAACGATACATCCCTCCCCAAGAGCCGTGCAGACGGTCACCGTCCACGGAGATTTGTCGGCTCCAGAAAGGGGAGAATTGAGAGGCACGAAAACCTGCACAAATGTACTGTAAGTGTACTAGTATCAAACCATCAGCCACTCAATGGTGAGTTGTATGACAGTACATGTGTTTATAACGACAGTGTATTCAGTATTGTTACATCGTGTTACTTATTGTCTTTCCACAATGGGTTCGGATTGTCGCCGCTTGGAGACATGGTCGTGGGATTCGGGCCATCATTCTTGAACAATCATGATCGTCGCCGTCCGGACTGGAACCTTATCTTGGGTTATTGTTCTCCTGAGACCCGGCACCTATACCATCTCCCTTATTTCCCAAGGATGAATATAGATGTGGCATATATCATAAGTAGAAACGTTCCCACAATTCATTCGACACCGTCGTGGGATTCAACGGGACTCAACCCATCCCGACCGACACTCCCTATATATATTGAGAGGATGGGTACTCTACGTGCAATCGGTAGAAAACTCGTCCACCGcgttcctcttcttcccggGAGGGCCGCGTTTCAGCGGAAGGGCTTGGCAGGGCACCCCCGGGTGGAGTGGGCAATTTGAGGAGATCTTTTTCCAATCAAACCTGGAACGGAATTGCGGAATTGCGATGTTGGGTACCCGACCTAGATGGGTGGATTGCCCCGTCCGGGCTGGAGATGGGCGGGATGTAATTGAGTTGGATCCATATTGGGAGTTTGATGTTTACATAGTTGTTTTTCCATGGGGTGGACCTAGGTATATATTGAGTTATCATGTGAAAAAATGGATCTAAGGTTCTTGTGTGCCACTAAAGGAGGTACGTAGATAGAGAGTCCGTGCCTATGTGGTAGTGTCGTTATATGCCATCCCAGCTCTCAGATCTGAATGCTTGAATTTGACATTTTGCGACTTTGGATCTCATGGGTGGTAAAACTCAAGTTGCATATACTGAGCAGCCCATTTGAACTGGGTGCTACATGTACCTGCTCGTCCATACACCGAACACCTGGAACAGTAAAATGAGAACACCTCTCAAACTTCCCTGCTTGTCCCATAGGTTATTTACCTTGACTAGGTACAGCCTGAGCCATCACCTTCCCGGCTTCCCCCCTCGGTAAGCCAACAGGACAGAGGTAAAAACACAAACCCTTTCGATACCCCACGAATCATGAAATGACGTACATTCCAAGGCTAAGCGGCCCAAACGTGCAGAACGGGATCCTGGGCAAGTCTCATTTCCTTGGCAACCTTGCACTTGGGCGAGACGAGGCCAGACGTCCCTGAATCATGAcgagaaaaaggagaggcGAAGAGAAAGGATCGTGTGGCGGAAAGCCAGACCTTTCCTGGGCCGAGCCGAACCACGACTTGCACTAGCCTGCTTCGTATGAACGACTTGTACATGCGCTTTGATATTCTCTGGAAAATAATCCGCGGCGGTAACAATGTGGATGCAGCCCAGTACCTATGTTCAATGGACTCCAGATTGATCCCAGGCTGGATTTTGGGTTCTTCCTTCCAGGAATCTTCGATTCAGAGAGACCCAGCATATTTGGGCCCGCGTCGCGTCCCGTTGGCCATCACCTCACGTGATAGAGACGGCGCCAAGTAAGCGCCAAAGGAGCTGAGCATGCGTCTTTCGCCTCTCGATCAGGATGAATCATCGGGTGATGATACAGAACCATGCACATCATTCACACCAGAGCTTGATGCAGAAATATCAGATGGCCAATTCATTTCAACTCATCCCCGCCCACGAGAAAGCCCTTTTTTCCAGACCTACAAGCTTGGAGGATATACGGGGGGTTTCTAGCCCCGTATCGATAAGCACTTTCCGGCCAAGACATGAACAGGACAAGATCAGGGCAGGAGGACCACTCACCCGAGTAcgttgtgtgtgtgtggctTTGCTCCAAGGATTGTTGGGCGCCAACTCCAAAATTCGGTAGACTGGGATTGAAATCATCACATTTCATGGACCATTGACCAAGCCATGGTCGCAGTGCATTTGATTCGTCCAGATTGCGGCAGACCATCCATGGGCCGTTCTTCCTCCGGATAAGGTTGAGATGCCCAGACCACCAGGGCTTATCCCCCGTGAGCGAACCAGATTCCGGGTCCTAGACGGGGTGTAGATGGAACCCATGAAGAGCGCTAAGCACCAGATCGACAAAGCGCTGGGCCGTGGGTAAAAGGTCACTACTAACATATAGAGACGCTTGCGATGGAACATGAAGTATCATTGACGTACGAAACTGGTCCAGCCCTGGATGAGGCTCTGGTCTGGTCGCCATGAAGGTGATCACCCGTTCAGTGTGCTACTCTCATCACGTCTATTCCACGTGCTCCCACAGAACCCTGCAATTTGTCCCGAAGAGTCCAATTTCCTCAGATTCTGTCAGACACCAGCTTCACCAATGTCAATCCACCTCTTCGACGGCGTCCCGGCGCGCGAGTCCTCGACTggccaaaaaagaagagactaTCACgatcaatcaccaaatctCCCTCCcacttctccatcatcatcatagaCACTTCCCCCATGTTCGCTCTCTAGCTCTCGTGGTTGACCAACTGACTATGAAAACACCGAACTCAACCATCTCGATCATGCCAAAAATGTGTCGGAGGGCTCCACTACGCAGTGCCGCGCATGACGTAAACGCCTTGAATAACCGAGTCTGCGCAGGGGCTGCCCCGAGGATACCCATCGACCACGGTCCCCGAGTCCATCGGCCACTGATAAAAACACTGGAGCCCACTCTAAGAAAAATTTCCAAGCCCGACCAAGTGGAGACCCTCTTTCTCATTTTGATATCAAGCTTGGCTGCATCGGAGCTGGGACCCTTCCGAGGACAGCTCGGCCAGGCACGGGCAAATTGATCGTAGAGAGGGTTGGCCTGGCCTGGGCTGATGCCACTCGGCTAGCCGAAGGGGAAGGTCGGCATTCTCTCGTTGGGGAGCAGCCCGTGACCGAGAGAGCGTGCGACCAAGACACATGCTCGTCGTTGGGTTGATCGTGGATTAGCTGTCTGGTGAGCTCGATGCGAGACCACCAGGCTCATTATAGCACGAGCTTTCCAAATCCTGAAGCTTTTTGTGTCAGGTCCAAGCACAGAGAATGATCATGGATCCTCCGACCTGCTAGATGATGGAGCCTCGACCCGAAAAAAAGACTCCGTGGTGGCGGCTGGCCCACGCAGACTCGACTCGTGGCAGCGGATCCCGCGACGAAGACCCAGTGCACCAcgaaagagggaaaaaaaagagggtcCACGTGGAAGATTGACCGACGCAATCCGAGACTCTTGATCCATAATGgtagagagggagaaaaaaaaaaagaaaaagagagtatAGGAGGGTCAGACAGATATCAAGGTGGTCTCCATTCTGAGCCGCTGGGCCAGCTTTGGCTGACAGCCGAGTCAAAAAGGCCCACGGGTGAAAGAGAATGAAGTGGAAACtggcaaagaaaaatgggTGTATGAAATATAAACGATGGGAGATTCCCCCTTCTACAAGGAACTGTGTAGAAGCCCTCCTCCGATTGAAGacctttttcctctccagaGAAGATTGTAGTAGGACAGAGATacacttcttccagctcttgTATCTGGACGACTTTTCCCCTGCACGTGGGCGCGACTATCGCCAGAATGGACTCGCCATGGAATCTGGAAAAAGGCTCGAGCCCTAataccaccatcaccaccaccaccatctcgACTCCATCCCCCTCCGACTCACCATCTCACAGGCCCGTCGAGCGCTCCGATTCACTATCCACAACGGCAGCATCCTCCTATCTCTCCTCTCGagatgaatttgaatttcTCTCTCAGGTACCCACGTCACATTCACACCGAGTCATCGGGGCCGAACTCGACCCGGAAGCCCTGGAACGGATCGCAACCCAACGAAGTCAGCACATCGCCACTGTCGGCGCCAGCAACAAGAAACGGACTGAAGACGCCGGTCCTCTCCCTGACTTTGGTGCTGGCAAGCCCTATCCACCTCCCTTGCCCGACAAGGAGGAATATGTGGTCGAATTCTCCGGCATTGATGACCCTCTGCACCCACAGAATTGGCCAACGAGCAAGAAGCTGCTCACGGCCATCATTCTATCCTGGACCACCCTCAACTCGACCTTTACTAGCAGTATCTACTCCGCCGCCATTCACTCCGTCTCCAGCCAATTCCACATCTCCAGTGAGGTCAGTACTCTGGGCCTCTCGCTCTACGTCCTCGGGTTTGCCATGGGCCCCATTGTCTGGGCCCCCTTCTCCGAGCTCCAAGGACGACGACCACCGCTGCTTCTGTCCATGTTTGGCTTTACCATCTTTCAATTCGCCGCCGCTACGGCGGAGAATGTCCAGACGATCATGCTAAGCCGCTTCTTTGGTGGATTCTTCGGTGCATGCCCACTGGCCGTGGTGGCCGCCGTGCTGGCGGACATGTACAACAACCGTGTCCGGGGCCTCGCcatcgtcgtcttcgccATGACTGTCTTCACCGGACCGCTCATCGCCTCCACCGTCGGAGGATTCATCGTGCAGGGTCTCGGATGGCGATGGACGGAGAATCTCACGGGCATCATGGGGGCATCCGCTCTCCTCATCGAtctcgtctttctccatGAGACATACCCACCCATCATTCTGGTGCACAAAGCCGCCGAGCTCCGCCGTCGAACCTCAAATTGGGGCATCCACGCCAAACAGGAAGAAATCGAAGTTGATTACCGGGAACTCGTCCAGAAGAACCTCCTCCGTCCGATCAAGTTGCTCTTCCTCGAACCCATTGTCCTCTTCTTGAGTATCTACATGGCCTTCCTGTACGGGCTCCTCTACCTCTTTCTCACCGCGTACCCCATCGTCTTTCAATCGATTCATGGCTTCGCCCCCGGTGTGGCCGGCCTTCCTTACTGGGGTCTCGTGATTGGCGAGAT comes from Penicillium oxalicum strain HP7-1 chromosome I, whole genome shotgun sequence and encodes:
- a CDS encoding Major facilitator superfamily multidrug transporter FLU1; protein product: MDSPWNLEKGSSPNTTITTTTISTPSPSDSPSHRPVERSDSLSTTAASSYLSSRDEFEFLSQVPTSHSHRVIGAELDPEALERIATQRSQHIATVGASNKKRTEDAGPLPDFGAGKPYPPPLPDKEEYVVEFSGIDDPLHPQNWPTSKKLLTAIILSWTTLNSTFTSSIYSAAIHSVSSQFHISSEVSTLGLSLYVLGFAMGPIVWAPFSELQGRRPPLLLSMFGFTIFQFAAATAENVQTIMLSRFFGGFFGACPLAVVAAVLADMYNNRVRGLAIVVFAMTVFTGPLIASTVGGFIVQGLGWRWTENLTGIMGASALLIDLVFLHETYPPIILVHKAAELRRRTSNWGIHAKQEEIEVDYRELVQKNLLRPIKLLFLEPIVLFLSIYMAFLYGLLYLFLTAYPIVFQSIHGFAPGVAGLPYWGLVIGEICGGIYIILTQPSYNRKLDANHGVPIPEWRMPPAIIGSVAFAAGLFWFGWSGFKAQIHWAIPMTSGLLIGFGLFCIFLGAFNYIIDAYTSFAASALAANSILRSSAGAGFPLFAPAMFKSLGVNWASTLLGCIAVLMIPLPIIIYVYGSKIRAKSSFATVHLALDSEKKGDA